The genomic segment ATACGTTAGCCACTTGGTAGCGCCAACCCCCCACTCCGTCACTACACCAGTGCCCCTAGTCTGGAACAGGAGCCAGAAATTCAAGGGACTTAGCATGAACGATATCCTGTCGAAAGGACCAGACGTCCTCAACCCAATCCGAGCAGTGCTACCTAGATTCAGAAGAGGAGTGCATGCAGCACTTGGAGACATCAAGATGTACAACTCAGTGTGGTTGGAAGAACCAGAAATGCACCTACACAGATTCCTTTGGAGAGACACCGAAGACAGTGAACTTGAAGAGTATGCCATCATCCGAGTCAACATTGGCGATCGTCTAGCAGGTTGCATTGCACAGCTGGCCATGAGAGAGATCGCAAAACTACCCATGTTTACTCACCTAAAAGAGGAGTGTAGAATCCTGGAGGAAGATTCTTATGTTGACGATGTGCTTACCTCTCATAACGACTTGGAGAAACTGGATGAATGCACCAGAAAAGTCGAAGAGATCCTGAAAGCAGGCGGCTTCTCCCTCAAACCCTGGCTCCGGTCAGGTCAAAGTGGGAGGGAGATACTCACATCAGGAGTATCATCCGGCAACGTACTCGTTCTGCCAAATCAAAGAAGAGGAAAAGATGACAAAGCTCTTGGAGTCGGCTACTTTGTTGAAAGTGACAAACTGTACCCAATGACCTCAGTTAACTTCtcaaagagaagaaagaaaatgagtggGTCAAAACCTCCTGGAAGAAGAGGTGAGAGAAAACCCTCCCAAACCACTGACTAGGAGACAATTACTAAGCCAGGTAGCTGGCCTCTATGATCGGATAGGCCTTGTCACCCCCGCCAAACAGAAGTGCGCCATTCTGGTCAGGAAAGCTTTCCAAAAAGCTGGAACCAGCAGAACCCAAGACACGTGGGACAAACCTCTATCAGAAAAGTTGAGGGAAGAAGCAATCCAATTATTTAAAGAATACGTCCGTCTCAGCCAAGTTACCTTGCACAGGAACCTCACACCACGGAACTGGACCCGAAAACCGTGAGGAGTGACATTCTCTGACGGAAGTGACCAGAGTTATGGAGCCGTGGTGTACCTCAGATGGGAGACCGCGACGGGCATTGAAGTCAGACTCGTCGAGTCCAAGGCAAAACCCTCACCACTTGACCAGAAGGGAGAACCAGTAAAAGCTGAAATATGTGGCGCTGTCTATGCGGCCTGCTTCAGAAGATACATCAAAAAGCACAGTCGAATGGAGATTGAAAAATGGTTCCACCTATtagacagtcaaactgtgtaAGAAGCAATCCAAAGAGACAGTTACGGATATCAAACTTTCTCCGCGAGCAGAGTTGGAGAAATTCAGAAGACCACGTCCGCTGACGACTGGTGGTGGATCCAGGGAGACATCAATGTAGCGGACATACTAACAAGAGGAGCCGCCCCGGAGGACCTCAGAGAGGGCTTCGCATGGCAAGATGGACCTAAATTCTTAAGGCTGCCCATAGAAGAGTGGCCAAAGAAGTCGGCCAAAGAAGTCGCTGCCTATGCCAGGGAAGGAGTTAATAAACTCCAAAGAAAATCCTTCACAGCAGTACGACAAGATCACAGACGAAGAGAAGTACGAGCGATGCACCATCTGACGGAACAAGTAATCCGACCCATGCCACGAATGGGAGAGATCGGAGTATCCCACGAGACGCTGCAAGCAGAGATGAGCCCCGAGCCCGAAGACCTCCAGCTGGATCTGCTGTGAAAGAACTGATCGATGTAAGGAAATTCAGCAGCCTAACCAAGTTGATCAGGGTCATAGCCTGGGTATGGAGAGctgcaacaaaatggaaaagagtattggaaaaaaaaatatgaacgcCAACAAACCAACAAAGAAACGGACGATGAGCAACCAGTACCTGTGTGACCTCTCTGGGTTCAAGAACCGAGATGCCAAGTGGgaggtgtcaagtcaactaagcAGAAGATACGTCTGCccccctccagaccaacagggggcagaaaaaccCAATCAGACCAAACTCTCCTCGCTTCCTGTCTAAGGCCATAGGTCATAGCCAGTATATAAGCTCAGTAGTCCAGCCTTGAAAGTACAAGACAAGACAGGAAACCAAGGAACCAAAGATACCCTTCAGTTCCCGAtcatacgcaactggtaggatcaaatttaagtaCCACTTAGATTCCAACTGATTGATGCTCAGTTTGTTTCTCACAACCATAAGTTGTATGTATAAGTCGCATTCTTTGTGCTTTCTTTTAACTTGAATGGtgtcacatgcttccttctttcccccttctttaaggttttcaacctaatccttTCCTATCACCACAAACTTcaataaaatcataaaatggaggaagaatttGAGTTGTTCTTGCTGTGAGAAGATTGGGGCCTTTTTCAAGTTGGGGCAAAAAATTGAAGGAAGTACACAACAACTTGACTGTACAGTaataatatggaggtgaaattgtgaattgggggcgtcttatacgagagaaatcgtgaatatattaagggtacggcttatactgggaggcggtcaatatgcgagaaaatacggtaggttgcactggagtatatgttgcatttttggggcagTGTTTTAAGGAGAAAGCAATAATAAACATTATATTTTAAGTAATAGTAAACTCGTACCTATTAATTGTTGATAGGTTCGTTTAGGGGTTTAGTTTGAGTTTTTGTAGTATGCTTGGCTTTTTCTCTCTGTTACTTGTCCTTGTGATTAATCATTGATTTCACTTATTTCCCGCCCCTGATCTCTCTCCTTCTATTTAAACCCCTAGTCTTTGTCAGCCTCTTGTGGGATTGTCTTTTCAGTTCATACTTGTTCACGTCAGTTCAATCTTCCTATTTTTGAGGACAGGTTTATGTTGATTAAAGAACACTACAGTTTACCCCATTCCTGAGTgtctgcctgcttccctgcatttgggtccaacgtCGCAATCCTTAACTTTAATTATTTTAGGCACACTAAGAAAAACTCAACAACATATTAACACTACATAACAAGCTGTTGGCGGTTagagtgaaagaaagaaaaggacaTACGTTTCAGGTCTAGACAAACTTTGAAAGTAGTGCGACTTAATGtttccggaaaatacagtatgtacacAGCAAACTGGACGGGCCTCAAAACCGATCCCTGATGCAGTCCAAGCTTGACATTTAACACCTCCACCTCACTCCTCTGTTGCTGGTGATTAGGTCTCTTTAAAAAGACCATGCTTCCCTGGAGTGTTTCCCTACAGTTGGAATTGACATCTTACGCATAAATAAGCCTGACTTCTACTCTAACAGTGACATATCTACCAACTGCCGATCTGGTGTCTCTGACACCTCGCGACCGCGTCAGAAGAAATCTGGCGTGTTAGATTTTCTGCTTATCGCGCCGCATGGTGTGAAACCTCCACCATCTTCCTAGTATTTTTGAATAATATTCACCAATAGTAGTATAACTTTGTGACCGGCATGCGCTTTCCCTTATGAGTGATCACtgcctctctttttttcttcttcctgagAGTGAACGATACTGGCAGCATGTGTTCAAACTAGGCCCTGCGGGCAAGCTTTAGCCCATTGCCCTGTATTTGCCCGCAGCAAATATGATTGAATATGTACAAGAAACTGAAAATCAGAGTCCAATCATTTCCACTTACCCGTTTTAACACGATACAGAGCTTGTCATTGAAACAGCAACTTTCCATTAGGGAAGGGGTTGAAACATGACAACATGTTGAAAAGATGTAAAAAACTGTGTAGAATTGTTTTCAGTAGTGTagacaattatcaagaagtgtatttatttaatattacagTTACTATCAGCatatgaaaatactgtaatgtattaatgtccaaatacagtcgtacctctacttacgatattaattggttccagaattttttttcgtaagttgaaaatttcgtaaagTAGAGCatatgtatacagtaatccctcgaatattgcggcttcaactttcgcggattCACTACAATATCCGAGGCAAAGGGTCTTTGGCAACAAATTGCCATAAATGAGGGTCAGAAGTCAATTTATTTGAATAAAGCATTGGTGGCTAAGGACTTTGAAAGGCAAAAATGTCTTGTGACTTCTCTGGTCAGATCGTATGCTCTATTATCCATTTTCTCAAAATTGCCACGCACAAATTGCTCTCTGAAACAAATCAGCATTTTGAGTAAAAAACAGGACAAACAATTGGTAAACTGCAAGAACTAATAGCACTGATTTAAAGCCAATGTGTGTAAGATCTGGGGTTTTGTTATACAACACAATTATCCGGATGAATTTTGAGATGCACAGAGCCCAATTGTTTTTCTatgacagtggtacctctacctaCAACATTAATTGTTTCCAGAAAtgtttttcataacttggattttacTTAAGAAGAgggatattttacattgaattagcgtAATCTGTTCCAAGGTTTTTAATTCTATCtcataaatcctttaaaaaaagtgaaccAATGTTGTATAATATATGTACGTATGCCAAAAAAgagcacaaaatattttttttcatgaatccAATAAAATGATGCCAGAATACCAAACAACCAAACAAAATAGAAAACCAAAAGCATTACATCCAGCTCTTCagtactctctctctctttctcgtcACTCGCAGGGTATGGTCAAGAACAGCAtaaatatcagtggcggtccgtgcattttctcgtagcgccttcaacgggtaaaatccacttcctagcagcatttaatgatttaatacaaatactggagcttttcagaaatTACAACCtggccggggggggggggggggggggggggggggtgattctcccgggaaaagacagggaTGAACGTcgatggcgtaccggcaaacattgcccgaaaatggggtaaaatccagccgaaaacagcatttattgattaaatacaaatactggagctttttagacatcagaaccgggcccggagtatcatttccctgggaaaaagacagaaatgaacgtcgatacgtccatatacgtccataaaatggggtaaaatccacttcctagcagcatttattgattaaatacgaatactgaagcttttcagacattacaactgtgccaggggggtgatttccccgggaaaagatagtgatggacgtcaatggcgaaacggccaAAATTGCACTGAAAttggataaaatccacttcctatcagcatttagtgattaaatacaaacactggagcttaaatacaaacacaggagcttttcagatatcagaacttggcccacaattgaaatattatttaggaatatagccatattttactgtactcaccaaaaatcctttttaactgtacacaatatccatcctcctttctttctgccttcttttatatcgccattgaagctaatgctgaaaatcaagcctgtcctgtcgtatttctggcatagtccgtcttgaaaatggctttaaatcaacacaacaatatatttgcttgtgcagctagctccagatacagtttggtagctctggctaatccactcgatcactagccaatcatagttgatgaaagcgatgacgtatccctacgcctgcgacaaggaaatgacgtatccctacgcctgcgacaatgcattgtggtgttgccaactcgaaatctgattggttaaagcaacagtcttatcgacgcttgtttaatgcagcagagcccgcagaattgattgtgaaggccttgaggcagatttctgaccctggcaacaaataatggctgaaatgtgattggttaaatgcttcaatatgaaaacacacatctggaagcagtgcaaccaggggggaagcaatgaaaggaagctaacagacaatttggaattatttaataagtattgatggacaaaatataatacatgattcagataattcttaggccagcagagacggccttgaaggccctgacggcccgccactgataaatATACAACCTCAACATAAGAAGCTGATTTGTtacaatatgtaaaaaaaataatagattgAAGAATATACACACCCAAATAATACAtccacaacttcaaattattttaGGCACACTGACAAAATCTCAAAAAACAACTCAGTGACGAACAAGGTTTGGCACATGAATCAGGAACTCACCACGTGTCACAGCTGACGAGTAGAGTCTTGAATCACTAATTACTCTATGACAGGAGTGGCGAgcatgtggctctcgagccgcatgcggctccaggccaaaatgaatgcggctctttgcttcctatcatatattgtatatactgtggctctttgcctcgtttcatgtttacCTTATATACTGCCTGGCTAGGCGGCATGCGGCTCTGGTGGTGAAGCATAAACCCGGAcatgggaggagttcggtgaggccatggagaatgaCTTCCAGAcagcttcaaggaaattttggtccactatcagacatctcaggaggggaaagTGGTGCACCATCAACACCGTGCATAGTGGGTATGGGGCTCCGCTGACCTTGACTCGGGATGTTGTAAATCGGTGGGCCAGATACTCCGAAAACCTACTCACCTGCACTGAGACGCCCTCACACGTTAAAGTTGAGTTTGGAGACACTGAGGCGGATTATTATAAAATTATCGaattttatcaaaagtttttaatattatcattgacaaaaaatatttcacgataattattgttatcgttttatcgcccagctctaatctAAAGTATAATAAATTCAGCTAGAGTTCAACCAAATATTGCCGGGACGACTCTATGAAGAAAATTCtcttatctcatctaatctcattttctgaaccgcttaatcctcactagcatcgcagggggtgctggagcctatctcagctgactttgggccagaggacaacctgaattgttggcctgccaatcccagggcacaaggagacaaacaacctatcacgctcacactcatacctaggggcaatttagagtgtccaattagcctaacatatgtctttggaatgtgggaggaaatcggagtacccggggaaatcccatgcaggcccggggagaaaatgcaaactccacactggtggaccgacctggatttgaacccagatcgaccactgtgaggccaacgcggtaACCAGTCATCTGCCGGGCCACCCTATGAAGAAAGATCCAACTTAAAGTGGAAAAGCccttctatttttcttttttttaaatgaaccctGTCCTTGGAACAAATTTTATCCTCTCATATGCACCACTGGACTTTCCTCTCTTCAGAGCTGACTGCTACCTTCATGTCAAATATAGAACATTGCTCTCATCTCTTTGAAAAGCATCTTACTAGAGGGAAATGCAAGTGAGTGAGAAAATTATATGACACGGTATGGACAGGGTGCATCAACGGTGAGCAGATTCTGCAAAAAATTAACACAATGTGTAAAAAGCCCGGTGTcgtttatttttctattaagagcgattttaagagaaaaaaggcTTGGGTGAGTGTGTTCGTACAGTCCATCAGATGAACCTTGAGTTTAGGGGTCTGCAAACcgatcctcgagggcccctgtgggtgcagtttaaccaatgaggtgctgaaacaagaatcacctggctgcaatccaaTGATTGCACTTCCAAAATAGCAGATTGGCGGAAATGTTTCCTCTTATAGgatggaacgaaaacccgcacccactgtggccctttctgaaatagtttggagacccctgcagAACCATTATAAGTGAACAGACAACACGAGTTGTTCTTCCTCAAATTGTGTATTCAATAGTCCAATTTAACGACCCAAATGACGGACTGAACAATGGGTTCAGTTTCCCCCTTCATCTGAACATTTAGCTTATTTTGACGCCACAAgaaccccccaccaccacccaccCCGAATGTCGGGCCCATCACTCACTTGTGTCACGCACCTCGCCTCCCTTACTCTGATCCACTTGTGCTGTGATGCTCTCGTACTCCACTTGGATTCTCCAGAACCGGCGACTCAGTGAAGACTGACTCTTTCCAGAGAAAGCCATAGTAAGAAGCGGAAGAAAAGAGAGAAACCATAAGTAGAGAGAGACGGCTTGGGGCGACTGGACTGGGAGGTGTGACAGATGGTGCTATCTAGCGGTCGTTTACAAGTATGACCACTTCTCAAACgcgtgtagtagtagtattatgtATCTGTGCTGGAGAATCCTAACACTCACTATTGTCATTTTACCACGGCGTATCGTGACCAAaccaaaagagagagagaaaaaagaatgAGACCACAATAATAAAGTCATATCACTACTGGATTAAAATCGGAATATCATACCTATGGAATATACCGAGAATACAGTCATACTGTACATTGTAATACTGCGAGGTGAAAGTCGCAATATTACGAGAAAAAACTCTATCGTTACGATTTCAATTACGACCTTTTCTCACAATTTTACTTGTGTTTCTTGTAATATTTCGACtgtaatgttttattattacttttgtCTCATTCTAGTATTTTCTTCCCTGTCTTTGTTCAGCCTTGATATTCtaacgtctattgctgtcaatggaaaCCAAAGAGTCAGTGTGCCGATTCTAATAGACTTCTAAAGTGGCATCATGTTAAGGTCTAGTTTGCCAccttgtcaaaatatttttacggGGAAGATATTCCGTCGGCCccgtggagcgagtggttagcgtgtcggcctcacagctctggggtcctgggttcaaatcaggccacgttcacctgtgtggagtttgcatattctccctggccctgcgtgggtactccagtttcctcccacattccaaaaacacatgcatggtaggctcattggacactctaaattgctcctaggtgtgggtgtgactGTGCGTGGTTGtacgtctcctggtgccctgcgattggccggccaccgagtcagggtgttccccgcctctggtccggagtcagctggaataggctccagcaccccctgcgaccctaatgaggataaagcggttcagaaaatgaggttaAATTAGAAGATATTCCAAACAGACCCCGAGTTAGTAGAACAAAACATTCAAGCTCTCGTCAAATATTTTTGAGGCTGCACAACCAGTCAtactaaagaaaatatttggacgactattaaaatgttttaatcaaGTACAATTTTAGAAGCCCCGTTGGTGATTTTAACATGCGTTGTGACATAAAACGAAAAGTTCATTGCCGGCCTTCGGTGGCCAAAATTCCCACTTTGCTCAGCCTTGATGTGCTCTGGCCTGGttcaacaaaaacattcattcattcattgtttgaACCACGTTtttttgcgggggtgctggatcccatcccagctgacttcgggtcagaggcggggagaccctgaatcggtagccagtcGATCACAGTtaacaaggagatggacaaacattcccactgacactcatacctaggggcaatttagtcttcaatcagcctaccatgcatgttttttttatgtgggaggaaaacggagtacccggggaaaacccacacaagcccagggtaaacatgcaaacttcacacagataGACCAAACTGAATtcgaacccagagctgtgaggtccacgagctaaccactcatccgccgggccgtccTCAACAAAAACAAGTTTTGCGAATTGCTCCTCAGGTGTTAGGCAGTCACCAAAATACATCCCTATAACATTTCCTCTTCGTTATGTACACCTGATGTGTGTAATGAATTGATTACACATTGATTGTTTTAGTGCAGAGGTCACCAACTCCACCCCTCAAGGATacttatccagtctgttttcgaTGTCTCCCTCCTCAaactcacctgaatcaaatgatcaactccaaAGCAATGCCAGAAGACTGGTAACGATCCTGGatatttgattcaagtgtgttggagaagggagacatggaaaaaagactggataggtgccctCGCGGACCAGAGTTGGTGAAGAATCATGGCAATGAGTGTCACGTTTTATTCACGTTGGTGGATGGGGGTGTTTCTTTGTAGGTCCTGTCTGCATAATTTGTATGCATTTTGCCTGATGTGTCTCTCttggctctccttcccttgcatgacccaggtgtttgtgatttgtCATTGACCCGTCTGTGTATTTCAACCCTGTGCTTTGGTACGTCTTTGTGGGAGTATAGTTTCCTGTTTCtgtaatgttttcctttttgtcaTCGTGCGTCTCCcctgtttagtttttattttgttaattttattCTAGTTTTGATTATTGTAtggttatttttcattaaaattcccaAGTTGAGCACCATTTCCCTCTCGTTCGCTTCCTTCAATCTCATGGGTTCCACTCTGCTTTGCAGCCGAAGACGAACATGACAGAAagccaattaccgtatttactcgcatataggccgcacgcctaaaattgccttgaaatcgtctaattttacaatttctcgcgtatgaGCAGCcccgattgacaattttcacctccatattcatggttttaatagctagtacaacaaatgtgttactttgaagggaaaatcttaagaaaaatcgtcacacgtggtatttctgagatactgtatgaatcaaaagcacattattgggGTCAATTTCAttaggaattaattcatccagtaatagttgttttattattgcaaaaaagaaaataacaaaaaataaatgttactttgccgatatctactggtgaaaaagagtatagcaagtctcgTGCACATACAggctgtacccttgattcagtcatctttttttagttACACATATGGCttatttgcgagaaaatacggtagttcgtCAAAATGGTCTCAAGAtacgcaatgtttttttttaagaaaacaacatcAGTCTgatgaatattacaatttaattttccacatatatatatttgggcTCCACGAAATTAGCCCTATGAATGAAAATCAGTGCCATGAAATGTCACAACTATGCATAGAAAGTATATACCgggtgacccaaaaagatgcgtacccatattttattcgataaaaaatccattttttaacgaatgtcttttctgttggaggacgtgaaaggtgaacctatggatgatcgttttcagctatagttgtgtaaaagtgtgtaaaagtgattgacaactttgtcagacgagtacaggtttgcttgcaatggaatggtggacatttggaacacatcttgggaaagccataaattgactaaaaattgacagaaatagctgaaactctggtgaatggtcttccataaactgaataatgtgtggttgtaatttgaaataaatagctttttaatcaaagtcacaattgaaattttcatcggtacgcatctttttgggtcacccTGTACCTGAAAATACCAGTTTAACACCCGCTGAGATTTTAAGATGTCTTAACCATTGAATTCCCAGATATTGTTCCCAGGATACAGAGATGTCCACATTTGACAGACCCATGAGGTGCGCTTGAAAGTTAGATGTGAGTGTGCACACAAGTTGAGCAAGATGGTCATGACTCGGGTGTCAGGCGTGGCAGTACAGGGAGGATGAGGTTACCAAATGAGGAGTCCTGAGTGATGAAGAAGCCTGATGAGTGCCCGTGTGCGTGCTgttggggcaaaaaaaaaatacagtcaaaCTGCAGACTACCTGTGACATTTTGAACTTTTAACATGAGCACTTCATAACAATGTTTTACCTGCAAGGCTGCTTTCTGCTGGGCAACGATGTGCTGCTGCTCTGCACTATCCCGGAAGTCCTTTGCGTTGTGACGGGGTATTGAAATGCTTaggaaaataatgtaaaatagaCATTCACAGGTGGAATTACTTCCTTTCGTAATATCCTCCTgcctaccaggaaaaaaatgttgtccaattgAAATTCCCCAATTTATGTGTAATTTGAATACTGCAAAAGACATGTGTTATCATTGGAAAGttctgaatgtcctctatagagctcaaaaggagttaatgcgattggatgcactaGGTGGgtgatatttaggtttacaaatgtcctctacagaggacaaatttgaactactggtagtcaggaaGCTATCTGTGAACTACATTAATTTATAGGTTAAATGGTTGTGACTGAAACTTTTATATAGAGATCATTGAaatgtatttccattttttaggCCCATTTACGCTACCTGGCTCCTGGAGTGCTCACGGACTGATTCTTTATTAATCGCTTCCTTTCTTTCTCCAGCTCAGCCAAAATTTGCACTCTGGCTTTGTTCTGGAAGACTGTTTTGTAATAGCAGAACAGAAAATAGGAAAACCAAATGGGTTTATAAGTATTTCAGCATTCATAgttcattatttatatatatatatatatatatatatatatatatatatatatatatatatatatatatatctcttacatgaccctccctccctccctccctctttttgcccgcgcgttgtgcgtttcctggtcgtatgagaaacttgtctgaattaatcgttccgtgctcgtagatattgttatacacaaaagatatgcaaaaaaagacctgg from the Stigmatopora argus isolate UIUO_Sarg chromosome 16, RoL_Sarg_1.0, whole genome shotgun sequence genome contains:
- the LOC144091309 gene encoding SOSS complex subunit C-like isoform X1; amino-acid sequence: MTANSSGPVFQNKARVQILAELEKERKRLIKNQSVSTPGASISIPRHNAKDFRDSAEQQHIVAQQKAALQHAHGHSSGFFITQDSSFGNLILPVLPRLTPES
- the LOC144091309 gene encoding uncharacterized protein LOC144091309 isoform X2, yielding MTANSSGPVFQNKARVQILAELEKERKRLIKNQSVSTPGARTSGIVQSSSTSLPSRKQPCSTHTGTHQASSSLRTPHLVTSSSLYCHA